Within the Telopea speciosissima isolate NSW1024214 ecotype Mountain lineage chromosome 4, Tspe_v1, whole genome shotgun sequence genome, the region TGGTAAGAAACAATATCTTCCATTTCTCTTTTCAGAAACTTTCTAAAGCAAGAACAGAAAACCCACCTCAAGCTTCTGAACGAGTTCCTTAGCGGTCGGAGCAGAAACGATTATGTTGCGCTGAGAAGGCTGGATGAAACCATCGTCAACAGCTTTGTCGATGAAGGTGAGTAAGTAATTGTAGTAACCATCCACATTCAGCAAACCCACCTGCAGATTTTTACAGATTTTTATAAGCGAAGAACTAACTCTTGATACCAACGGAGATATCTAGTGATCGTGGCTTACAGGTTTCTCATGGATGCCAAGCTGAGCCCAGGTTATCACCTCCAGCAGTTCTTCAAGGGTTCCGTACCCACCTGTCAGTCAGTTTCGGTGAAGAAGGGGAAAGTATGTGAGAAAgcgtttttttttatgataataaGTTTTAACTTTCATTTTGGGTGATGGATGGAGGAAGAGGAACCTGGTAACGCAATAAAACAATCAGAATGGCGGGCCATCTCAGCTTTCCTTTGGTGCATGTCGGCAACGGGTTTAACTTCCCCAACAGTTTCTCCTGTTATCTGAgataaaccaaaaacaaaaaaaaacccaatattTCCATGACAGCATGCAACACTGGGTTAGTACCGTAGTAACAAAttaataacaacaacaaaagaCAACCAATCCAGAAGAGAAGACCCAGATGAAGTTACAGACCTCTTTGCACATGAGAGTCTTGGGAATGATCCTGAagcaaaataacaaaaaaagttgaaaaaaacAGGGGAGATACAGAGAGAATAGGAAGAGAAAGTAGAGTAAAAAGTGGCATTAATCTTTATGAGAATGAGTGCTGGTGGTGGTGTTTAGTGTTACCCAAGAACATGGCCGCCACCATGGTGAACGGCTTGAGAGACCAAACCCATCAACCCAACACTCCCACCTCCATAAACAAGATCCAGCCTCCTCGAAACCTTCGTAGAATCCCAAACAAATAACGGAGTCAGAAAAGAATCAGAGGGTCAGAGGGGtggggaagaaaaaaacaagagaaacaaaaatgagAAGTGAGAAAAATCAGTCTCAAGCctcaaatgaagaaaagaaagaaacaggaGAAACGAGTATGTAGAGGAAGAGAATGGGCGAATGATTGAAAAGTAGTCACAACTACTCACAAGCTCTTCGCCTAATTCGAGGGCAGCATCTCGATAGCAGTTCCTCTTTCCAGTACTACTCCCACAGAAGACACAGACTCGCTTGAACCTCGACTTCACCACTTTCTCCtccatttctctttctctctttctcaatctGCTCGATACTTGATAAGGTATGCCCACCCAAGTAGGTAGCCTATTACAACGAGAGCAGTGGGGGTGGAGTAACGAGTAACGACTCTGTTTAATCTGTGAAGCTATTGTCGACTCCAattgtataaataataaaaattaaaaattaaaaattaaaaaaagaaaagaaacgagAGGTAGTAAATAGTAGAATAGTTGTAGCGTAGAatggatatgaagttgaagtGAGACAAAAAGGCAACAGAGACTCTACGGCAGAGGAGAGTggcttttttttctctctttaagTGGAACGACCAACCATAGTTAGACCTCTCCTCGCAACTCACTAATCCCACCCCTTCCCTCCCCTTACCCTCCAGTCTCaaatgtgttttttgtttttttttgggggtggggtagACGTCTCAATTCTCATAAGAGAGAAGGTACAGGTCAATCGAATTAACCAAATAAAATAGGTTAAATAATTGTCACCACTCACCACCCAACTTCCcataagccaaaaaaaaattaaaataaaataaaaacaataatgCATACCCCTACCCTACCCTCTTCCTCTATGTGGGGAGATTAGATTATCCGCACATACATGTGAGAGGGTAACCACCCGACCCTTTTGTTTTCACAAATACCCTTCCCCGCTTTGTAAATGACAATAAATAACCCCCATTTGAATGATGCTACAACCTTATTTCTTATTGCTCAATTCACCAATACATTACAACATGCAAAGCCATTATAGGGATGGAAATAAGAGGACAAGGGGGTATTTTCCAAAGGGGGAATAGAGAGGATGACGATGCTACTGCTCAATGTCTTATTGCTCAATTTGCCAGAGCCGTTACAAGGATGGACATAAGAGGATAACAAGGTATTTtccaaagggggaagagagaggatgACAGATGCAAGCACCCTTCTGCATGTGTCGTAGGTAATGGCCATTCTAGTTCTTTTTTTGGATTCCAAGTCGCAATGAATTGCTTCAATCCGTTTTGAGTAACTCCCATTTGAATGATGCTACTGCCCTACtcttttattcccctttttttgtttttttttgggggggggggtgaaaaACTAATATTATTTTCGCTGGAACAAGGTCCCAGAAAGATCTTCGTACAGTAGATGACTAACAAAAGGGGGTACGTGGGGACTGAAGCCAGACATTGTTGGACTGAGAGTTTGCAGCTGAAGAAGCTAAGCCGACCGCTACCCGATTTCCTTCCCTTAGAGTGTGGACAAAGGAGATCCTGTGGAAAGAGGAAGCAAGTAGTTTGCAGTCCTGAATAAGTGAAGCAATGGTCCAAGGAATAGATTGAAATACGTTGTTGAAGATATTGACCATAAATAAACTATCTGATTCGATGATGAGAGCCGTAACACTGAGTGTGTTTGCTAATATATATCAATGCTCTTCGAATTGCTAAGGCCTCAGCAACAATGGATGTATTCCATCCTACTCTTTTATTCCTCGACTCGCCAACAGATTGCAACATGCAGAGCCGTTCGTTACCTATTGCAAATGATCCAACACATACGGCAGTTACTTATAGTGCATCTAATCCCATGCCATCTGCCAGGTTtaatgtaagggtgtcaatactGATAGTTCTCAATATTCAAGATGGGTTTGTACTAGTACTGGTACTAAAGATGCCAATCCCAATACCGTTCCATTTAGTAAACGGATCCAAACCTAGGTACCAATCCCGATTATTAACGGGACGGGACAGTATTGGTTGCTAAACGGTTCTAGGCCCAGATAAATAAAGGAGAATAAATTCAATGGCTTCAAGATGGTTCCTTTATTAGAAAGTAACTTAGAATATGAAACCAAGATAATTCTATGGTCTTACTTC harbors:
- the LOC122659851 gene encoding cytokinin riboside 5'-monophosphate phosphoribohydrolase LOG5-like encodes the protein MEEKVVKSRFKRVCVFCGSSTGKRNCYRDAALELGEELVSRRLDLVYGGGSVGLMGLVSQAVHHGGGHVLGIIPKTLMCKEITGETVGEVKPVADMHQRKAEMARHSDCFIALPGGYGTLEELLEVITWAQLGIHEKPVGLLNVDGYYNYLLTFIDKAVDDGFIQPSQRNIIVSAPTAKELVQKLEEYVPVHDQVVAMARWEVEQAEFIASLKIEIAR